In Halobaculum rubrum, the following are encoded in one genomic region:
- a CDS encoding DUF460 domain-containing protein, giving the protein MNARTSALDSLVFGVDIQSGDIRGDAPSYALVVFDGESIERDVVSHRKLRRRIEADEPAVVATDNAYELAADKDDLVRFLRSLPHGTSLVQVTGAERPEPLSRVASRHGVPYGKKPMQEAEASARLAAANVGYEVTAFTDTTTVKVSRGRSTGKGGWSQDRYTRRIHGNVKRQAREVESELEDAGLEYEVDITEKYGGYSNAVFSVSARPQDIPVSAHRSGDTRVEIERERRDGIEFEPLVKRRDRVIVGIDPGTTTAAAVVGLDGTVFDVYSTRTADTAEVIEWLVERGRPVIVAADVTPMPETVETFRRSFNAAGWTPGSDLPVDEKLHRTREESYDNDHERDALAAALFAFDGHEDQFERVGRKTPAGIDRAEVIARVVADEQSVEGALSDLRDDDGEEAEESGPEPRELTDEEKRIRDLESQVDRLQAHVDDLKAELDGKDDEIEELEEELSDARREERLEARRDREVTRIRRENSRLERERDEAEETVEELEDKLARMKTLWKLDHDNFADVSKGRDLVPVKVVEQFTKRAIERADEQYGLAAGDVVYLRDASGAGRATAERLVGTEPRVILRNGGLSGAAEEVLFDHEIPVGPADDVTIQEVDELAVARESDVEAVIDDWEDRAAERERERTEAMVDEIISEHRAGEGERT; this is encoded by the coding sequence GTGAACGCCCGGACGAGCGCGCTCGACTCCCTCGTGTTCGGGGTCGACATTCAGAGCGGCGACATCCGGGGCGACGCGCCCTCCTACGCCCTCGTCGTCTTCGACGGCGAGTCGATCGAGCGGGACGTCGTCTCGCATCGAAAGCTCCGCCGGCGTATCGAGGCCGACGAACCGGCCGTCGTCGCCACCGACAACGCCTACGAACTCGCCGCGGACAAAGACGACCTCGTCCGGTTTCTGCGGTCGCTCCCACACGGGACCTCGCTCGTGCAGGTCACCGGCGCCGAGCGGCCGGAACCGCTCTCGCGGGTCGCCTCCCGCCACGGCGTCCCGTACGGCAAGAAGCCGATGCAGGAGGCGGAAGCGAGCGCTCGTCTCGCGGCCGCGAACGTCGGCTACGAGGTGACCGCCTTCACCGACACGACGACGGTGAAGGTGTCCCGCGGCCGCTCGACCGGGAAGGGCGGCTGGAGTCAGGACCGCTACACGCGCCGGATCCACGGGAACGTGAAGCGGCAGGCCCGCGAGGTGGAGTCCGAGTTGGAGGACGCGGGCCTCGAGTACGAGGTCGACATCACCGAGAAGTACGGCGGCTACTCGAACGCCGTCTTCTCCGTGTCGGCGCGCCCGCAGGACATCCCGGTGAGCGCCCATCGCTCGGGCGACACCCGCGTCGAGATCGAGCGCGAGCGGCGCGACGGCATCGAGTTCGAGCCGCTGGTGAAGCGCCGCGACCGCGTGATCGTCGGCATCGACCCGGGGACGACGACCGCCGCCGCCGTCGTCGGCCTCGACGGCACGGTCTTCGACGTGTACTCCACACGGACCGCCGACACCGCCGAGGTGATCGAGTGGCTCGTCGAGCGCGGACGCCCCGTCATCGTTGCCGCCGACGTGACGCCGATGCCCGAGACCGTCGAGACGTTCCGGCGGAGCTTCAACGCCGCCGGGTGGACGCCCGGCAGCGACCTCCCGGTCGACGAGAAGCTCCATCGCACGCGCGAGGAGTCGTACGACAACGACCACGAGCGCGACGCGCTGGCGGCGGCGTTGTTCGCGTTTGACGGCCACGAGGACCAGTTCGAGCGCGTCGGTCGGAAGACCCCCGCCGGGATCGACCGCGCGGAGGTGATAGCCCGCGTCGTCGCCGACGAGCAGTCCGTCGAGGGGGCGCTTTCGGACCTCCGGGACGACGACGGTGAGGAGGCCGAGGAGTCCGGCCCGGAGCCGCGCGAACTCACCGACGAGGAGAAACGCATCCGGGATCTGGAGTCGCAGGTCGACCGCCTCCAAGCACACGTCGACGACCTCAAGGCCGAACTCGACGGGAAGGACGACGAGATCGAGGAGTTGGAGGAGGAGCTGTCGGACGCGCGCCGCGAGGAGCGCCTCGAAGCCCGACGCGACCGCGAGGTCACGCGGATCCGCCGCGAGAACAGTCGCCTGGAGCGCGAGCGCGACGAGGCCGAGGAGACGGTCGAGGAACTCGAGGACAAGCTCGCGCGCATGAAGACGCTGTGGAAGTTGGACCACGACAACTTCGCGGACGTCTCGAAGGGACGCGATCTGGTCCCCGTGAAGGTGGTCGAGCAGTTCACGAAGCGCGCGATCGAGCGCGCCGACGAGCAGTACGGGCTCGCCGCCGGCGACGTGGTGTATCTCCGCGACGCCTCCGGCGCCGGACGCGCCACGGCCGAGCGACTCGTGGGGACGGAACCCCGGGTGATCCTGCGGAACGGGGGGCTCTCCGGCGCCGCCGAGGAGGTGCTGTTCGACCACGAGATCCCCGTCGGTCCGGCGGACGACGTGACGATACAGGAGGTCGACGAGCTGGCGGTCGCCCGCGAGAGCGACGTGGAGGCGGTGATCGACGACTGGGAGGACCGCGCCGCGGAGCGCGAGCGCGAGCGGACCGAGGCGATGGTGGACGAGATCATCTCCGAACATCGGGCGGGCGAGGGCGAGCGAACGTAG
- the rnz gene encoding ribonuclease Z, giving the protein MIRVTFLGTSGAVPTVARAPSALYLNREGDEFLLDCGEGTQRQMMRFGTGFGFSHLFVTHLHGDHVLGIPGLIQSLSFNDREAPLAIHGPPGSKRHLTELVHAAGHDPSFPVTVHEVRPGAVALDREEYEIRTFETEHRTSSVGYVLVEADRKGRFDREKAEQELDIPPGPAYGKLHDGQPVELDDGRVIEPQQVVGPPRPGRRIVYTGDTRPVDATVEIAEGADLLVHDATFLDEDADRARQTAHSTAVEAARIADRAGAKRLALTHVSSRYAGRARYLEQEARTAFDGEAFLPDDGDEIEVPYPDADGE; this is encoded by the coding sequence ATGATACGGGTCACCTTCCTCGGGACGAGCGGCGCGGTACCCACGGTGGCGCGCGCGCCGAGCGCGCTGTACCTGAACCGCGAGGGCGACGAGTTCCTCCTCGACTGCGGGGAGGGGACCCAGCGGCAGATGATGCGCTTCGGCACCGGCTTCGGCTTCTCGCACCTGTTCGTCACCCACCTCCACGGCGATCACGTGCTCGGGATCCCGGGACTGATCCAGAGCCTCAGTTTCAACGATCGCGAGGCGCCGCTGGCGATCCACGGCCCGCCCGGGTCGAAGCGCCACCTCACGGAGCTGGTCCACGCCGCCGGCCACGACCCGAGCTTCCCGGTCACCGTCCACGAGGTCCGCCCCGGCGCCGTCGCCCTCGACCGCGAGGAGTACGAGATCCGGACGTTCGAGACCGAGCACCGCACCTCCTCGGTCGGCTACGTGCTCGTCGAGGCCGACCGGAAGGGCCGGTTCGACCGAGAGAAGGCCGAACAGGAACTGGACATCCCGCCCGGCCCCGCGTACGGCAAACTCCACGACGGCCAGCCGGTCGAGTTGGACGACGGCCGCGTCATCGAGCCCCAACAGGTGGTCGGCCCGCCGCGTCCCGGTCGGCGGATCGTCTACACCGGCGACACTCGCCCGGTCGACGCGACCGTCGAGATCGCCGAGGGGGCGGATCTGCTCGTTCACGACGCGACGTTCCTCGACGAGGACGCAGACCGCGCCCGACAGACCGCCCACTCGACGGCCGTCGAGGCGGCCCGGATCGCCGACCGTGCGGGCGCGAAGCGACTCGCGCTCACTCACGTTTCCTCGCGATACGCGGGGCGGGCCCGATACCTGGAGCAGGAAGCGCGAACGGCGTTCGACGGCGAGGCGTTCCTTCCCGACGACGGCGACGAGATCGAGGTTCCGTACCCCGACGCGGACGGGGAGTGA
- a CDS encoding DUF4382 domain-containing protein: protein MTRHTTGWAAVAAALMLILAGCAGGVPSGPSGGDAGTADGAGGDDGGTVNFYISDQQNAIDQFEHLNVTITEITLVRADGDDRDDADTDDSDADDETETTETTEPTEPTETAESTETPESDDADDDEGEQVTYEVDNVTLDLTELQGANASKLGSVPVPNGTYTQVSIEVESVNGTLTDGSSADVKLPSNKLRLNKEFTVGNGEEVDFVFDVTVFERGPNGYILKPVAGESGTGDEVEIRDVDEDADEQDDDRGEADDADDADSADDADDADDATETASTESESDDDTADSSNSGQSSMDFYLSDEQNAMGDFAHLNVTVTTVGLHRAGDEGGWVEKDVDDRSVDLTTLLGANATKLGTFGVDNGTYDKVFVHVDGIDATLENGDSVNVKLPSNKLQLNTEFTVGDGEEVDFVYDMSVFKAGNSGKYILKPVVSESGTGDEVPIEDVDETDSDDDSDEEADELNASFVGNVTVGENATVEVTRNGSAVENATVEVTQEIDGDETTETLTTDANGTVSFAVDANATELSVEATAGDDGEAEIEREFETEEESESADLSASFVGNVNAGENATVEVTRDGSAVENATVEVTQEVDGEEITGTYATTADGTITFAVDANATRLSVVVTHADGEAELEREFDAEATADGSSGGNDGDGNDSAALRFAAV, encoded by the coding sequence ATGACCCGACACACGACCGGCTGGGCCGCCGTCGCCGCGGCCCTGATGCTGATCCTCGCCGGCTGCGCCGGCGGCGTTCCCTCCGGACCCTCCGGGGGCGACGCCGGCACGGCCGACGGTGCCGGCGGGGACGACGGGGGGACCGTCAACTTCTACATCAGCGACCAGCAGAACGCGATCGACCAGTTCGAACACCTGAACGTCACGATCACCGAGATCACGCTCGTTCGGGCGGACGGAGACGACCGAGACGACGCCGACACGGACGACAGCGACGCGGACGACGAGACCGAGACGACAGAGACGACGGAGCCGACTGAACCGACCGAGACCGCCGAGTCGACTGAGACACCCGAGTCCGACGACGCGGACGACGACGAGGGCGAGCAGGTGACCTACGAGGTCGACAACGTCACCCTCGACTTGACCGAGCTGCAGGGCGCGAACGCCTCCAAGCTGGGGTCGGTTCCGGTGCCCAACGGCACGTACACGCAGGTGTCCATCGAGGTCGAGTCGGTGAACGGTACCCTCACTGACGGCTCCTCGGCGGACGTGAAGCTGCCGTCGAACAAGCTCCGACTGAACAAGGAGTTCACCGTCGGTAACGGCGAGGAGGTGGACTTCGTGTTCGACGTGACCGTGTTCGAGCGCGGTCCCAACGGCTACATCCTCAAGCCGGTCGCCGGCGAGTCCGGCACGGGCGACGAGGTCGAGATCCGCGACGTCGACGAGGATGCGGACGAGCAGGACGACGACCGCGGGGAGGCAGACGATGCTGACGACGCGGACAGTGCAGACGATGCTGACGACGCGGACGACGCCACCGAGACAGCGTCGACCGAGAGCGAGTCCGACGACGACACCGCCGACTCCTCGAACTCGGGACAGTCCTCGATGGACTTCTATCTCAGCGACGAACAGAACGCAATGGGCGATTTCGCCCACCTCAACGTCACGGTGACGACGGTCGGCCTGCACCGGGCCGGCGACGAGGGCGGCTGGGTCGAGAAGGACGTCGACGACCGCAGCGTCGACCTGACGACGCTGCTCGGCGCGAACGCGACGAAGCTCGGCACCTTCGGCGTCGACAACGGGACCTACGACAAGGTGTTCGTCCACGTGGACGGCATCGACGCGACGCTGGAGAACGGCGACTCCGTGAACGTGAAGCTGCCGTCGAACAAGCTCCAACTGAACACGGAGTTCACCGTCGGCGACGGCGAGGAAGTCGACTTCGTCTACGACATGTCAGTGTTCAAGGCCGGCAACTCGGGCAAGTACATCCTCAAGCCGGTCGTGAGCGAGTCCGGCACGGGTGACGAGGTGCCCATCGAGGACGTCGACGAGACGGACTCGGACGACGATTCCGACGAGGAGGCCGACGAACTGAACGCCTCGTTCGTCGGGAACGTCACCGTCGGCGAGAACGCGACCGTCGAGGTGACGCGCAACGGCTCGGCCGTCGAGAACGCCACGGTCGAAGTCACGCAGGAGATCGACGGCGACGAGACCACCGAGACGCTCACCACCGACGCGAACGGAACGGTCTCCTTCGCGGTCGACGCCAACGCGACCGAACTGAGCGTCGAGGCGACCGCGGGCGACGACGGCGAGGCCGAGATCGAACGCGAGTTCGAGACCGAGGAGGAGTCCGAGTCGGCCGATCTGAGCGCCTCGTTCGTGGGGAACGTCAACGCGGGCGAGAACGCGACCGTCGAGGTGACGCGCGACGGCTCGGCCGTCGAGAACGCGACCGTCGAAGTCACGCAGGAAGTCGACGGCGAGGAGATCACCGGAACGTACGCCACCACGGCGGACGGGACGATCACGTTCGCGGTCGACGCGAACGCGACGCGGCTCTCGGTCGTCGTGACCCACGCCGACGGCGAGGCCGAACTCGAACGGGAGTTCGACGCCGAGGCGACCGCTGACGGCTCGTCCGGCGGGAACGACGGCGACGGGAACGACAGTGCGGCGCTGCGTTTCGCGGCCGTCTGA
- a CDS encoding DoxX family protein: MAYSETNPLAENFGFDVGGPIAAYWIALLRVITGWWFFHAGVTKIIEGGLNFTYGVMYMQEMTGTALGPIPVWMGNNLGWLIAPGVPLFETLIGLALIAGAFVRLAAFGGTIFMTLFWIGNAGFGHGVVNSDFMGLLLFVTMIFLGAGRYYGLDGIIEKLGFVKANPKLRYLLG; the protein is encoded by the coding sequence ATGGCATATTCGGAAACCAACCCGCTGGCCGAGAACTTCGGCTTCGATGTCGGCGGACCGATCGCGGCGTACTGGATCGCGCTCCTGCGCGTCATCACCGGCTGGTGGTTCTTCCACGCCGGCGTGACGAAGATCATCGAGGGCGGCCTGAACTTCACGTACGGCGTGATGTACATGCAGGAGATGACCGGGACCGCACTCGGACCGATCCCGGTGTGGATGGGCAACAACCTCGGGTGGCTCATCGCGCCCGGCGTCCCGCTGTTCGAGACGCTCATCGGGCTCGCGCTGATAGCCGGCGCGTTCGTCCGACTGGCGGCCTTCGGCGGCACGATCTTCATGACCCTGTTCTGGATCGGGAACGCGGGGTTCGGCCACGGGGTCGTCAACAGCGACTTCATGGGCCTGCTCCTGTTCGTCACGATGATCTTCCTCGGGGCCGGACGCTACTACGGCCTCGACGGGATCATCGAGAAGCTGGGATTCGTGAAGGCGAACCCGAAACTGCGGTACCTGCTCGGCTAA
- a CDS encoding AAA family ATPase — translation MDGPLWTDTHAPALADLPQEDVRERLSRAVDEPMNLVIQGPSGSGKTAAVRALAAAAHDDPDNDLVEINVADFFGRTKKEIREDPRFASFLEGRSRMAKRDMINRVLKESAANAPMSGTYKTVLLDNAEAIREDFQQALRRVMEQYHRTTQFVIATRQPAKLIPPIRSRCFPVPVRAPATDETIEVLRGICEAEEVDYDDDGLEFVASAAAGDLRRAVLSAQTTAVEHDEVTMSAAYETLGEVGTDEEVLSALSAARTGDLTEARSTIDDLLHDEGYEGGDLLRELLRVARSKSDASSEAVARLHALAGEVDLDLVEGSDDRIHLTHLLAAWGAGRTTTETGVRDPADA, via the coding sequence ATGGACGGCCCGCTGTGGACGGACACGCACGCCCCCGCGCTCGCGGACCTCCCGCAGGAGGACGTGCGCGAGCGCCTCTCACGGGCGGTGGACGAGCCGATGAACCTCGTGATCCAGGGCCCGTCGGGGTCGGGGAAGACCGCCGCCGTGCGCGCGCTCGCGGCGGCGGCCCACGACGACCCCGACAACGACCTCGTCGAGATCAACGTCGCGGACTTCTTCGGGCGAACCAAAAAGGAGATCCGCGAGGACCCCCGGTTCGCCTCGTTTCTGGAGGGACGCAGCCGGATGGCCAAACGCGACATGATCAACCGCGTGCTCAAGGAGTCGGCCGCGAACGCGCCGATGTCGGGCACGTACAAGACGGTCCTGTTGGACAACGCCGAGGCGATCCGCGAGGACTTCCAGCAGGCGCTGCGCCGCGTGATGGAGCAGTACCACCGCACGACACAGTTCGTCATCGCGACGCGCCAGCCCGCGAAGCTCATCCCGCCGATCCGCTCGCGGTGTTTCCCGGTACCCGTGCGCGCGCCGGCGACTGACGAAACCATCGAAGTCCTCCGTGGGATCTGCGAGGCAGAGGAGGTCGACTACGACGACGACGGCCTGGAGTTCGTCGCCAGCGCGGCCGCCGGCGACCTCCGGAGGGCGGTCCTCTCGGCGCAGACGACCGCCGTCGAACACGACGAGGTGACGATGTCGGCCGCCTACGAGACGCTCGGCGAGGTCGGCACCGACGAGGAGGTGCTCTCGGCGCTGTCGGCCGCACGGACGGGCGACCTGACGGAGGCCCGCTCGACGATCGACGACCTCCTACACGACGAGGGGTACGAGGGCGGCGACCTGCTCCGGGAACTGCTCAGGGTCGCGCGCTCGAAGTCCGACGCCTCCTCCGAGGCGGTCGCTCGGCTTCACGCCCTCGCGGGCGAGGTCGACCTTGACCTCGTGGAGGGGAGCGACGACCGCATTCATCTCACCCATCTGCTCGCGGCGTGGGGTGCGGGTCGGACGACGACCGAGACCGGCGTGCGAGACCCCGCGGACGCGTGA
- a CDS encoding protein sorting system archaetidylserine decarboxylase, with product MISIPAAVPIPDLAPGSERRVFVPFALAVPFLFLVPPLGLLLLGVGAFSAYFYRDPEREPAGEGVLAPADGHVSVIREDGDRVRVGVFMSPFDVHVCRAPAGGAVARLDHRGAAHRPAFVKESERNERFEYTLREGGGDADDGAGGGAEAEPDGDAGRVDGALIAGWFARRITPYVSPGDAVTRGERIGYIAFGSRADVVLPVGYTAEDVRVSRGEAVRAGESVVARRG from the coding sequence GTGATATCGATCCCGGCCGCCGTCCCGATCCCGGATCTCGCCCCCGGAAGCGAGCGACGCGTGTTCGTCCCGTTCGCGCTCGCGGTTCCGTTCCTGTTCCTCGTGCCGCCGCTTGGGCTGCTCCTGCTGGGTGTCGGGGCGTTCTCGGCGTACTTCTACCGCGACCCCGAGCGCGAGCCCGCGGGTGAGGGCGTCCTCGCCCCCGCTGACGGACACGTCTCGGTGATCCGCGAGGACGGCGACCGCGTCCGCGTCGGCGTGTTCATGAGCCCCTTCGACGTGCACGTCTGTCGCGCGCCCGCCGGCGGCGCCGTGGCGCGCTTGGACCACCGCGGCGCCGCCCACCGGCCGGCGTTCGTCAAGGAGTCCGAACGGAACGAGCGGTTCGAGTACACGTTGCGGGAGGGTGGGGGCGACGCGGACGACGGCGCGGGCGGCGGAGCCGAAGCCGAGCCGGACGGCGACGCCGGGCGCGTCGACGGCGCGCTCATCGCGGGCTGGTTCGCCCGGCGGATCACCCCCTACGTTTCGCCTGGAGATGCGGTCACACGGGGCGAACGGATCGGCTACATCGCGTTCGGCTCGCGGGCCGACGTTGTGCTCCCGGTCGGCTACACCGCCGAGGACGTCCGTGTGAGCCGGGGAGAGGCGGTCCGTGCGGGAGAGTCGGTGGTCGCACGGCGGGGCTGA
- the hjc gene encoding Holliday junction resolvase Hjc, with the protein MPGNPKGDRRERELVNRLHDAGFAVMRAPASGSSTDRELPDVLAGDGRVFYAVEAKSSSGDPIYLRGEEVEALIYFSRNFGASPKIGVRFDREDWYFFHPGDLYVTDGGNYRVKKETALDDGETIDDLLAASEDTESDSSVSEVLNAVEQGVLSAEEAEEML; encoded by the coding sequence ATGCCGGGCAACCCGAAGGGCGACCGCCGGGAGCGAGAACTCGTCAACAGGCTCCACGACGCCGGGTTCGCGGTGATGCGCGCGCCCGCCAGCGGCTCCTCCACTGACCGGGAGCTACCGGACGTGCTCGCGGGCGACGGCCGGGTGTTCTACGCGGTCGAGGCGAAGTCCTCCTCGGGTGACCCCATCTACCTCCGCGGCGAGGAGGTGGAGGCGCTCATCTACTTCTCGCGCAACTTCGGCGCCTCGCCGAAGATCGGGGTGCGGTTCGACCGCGAGGACTGGTACTTCTTCCATCCGGGCGACCTCTACGTCACCGACGGCGGGAACTATCGGGTGAAAAAGGAGACGGCGCTCGACGACGGCGAGACGATCGACGACCTGCTGGCCGCCAGCGAGGACACCGAATCCGACTCCAGCGTGAGCGAGGTGCTCAACGCCGTCGAACAGGGTGTCCTCTCGGCGGAGGAAGCCGAGGAGATGCTGTAG
- a CDS encoding SWIM zinc finger domain-containing protein codes for MTPPRTAGERSNRSHDGDRYDGDRGSHGTRGRSALPEDVPDTPDGPDGPGGPNDLDGAADPRDSGRTARARTEPMAVYALRDDDRYLVDTDGGTYVVDLGSDTCTCPDHAIRGSRCKHLRRVDMEVGIGRVPAPGERVAACAVCGDGVFVPARETGAFLCGDHRPAVGSFVRDRETDKRLVVTGVTTDRADEYATEEGTPIADYETNADYGNHEPVIEAVYAGNAPASPGPMDVSGRKRYGFPASRLRRLDPTDRPETPVIGI; via the coding sequence ATGACACCACCACGTACCGCCGGCGAACGATCGAATCGGAGTCACGACGGAGACCGGTACGACGGCGACCGCGGGAGCCACGGAACGCGCGGACGGAGTGCCCTCCCCGAGGACGTGCCGGACACGCCGGATGGACCCGACGGACCGGGCGGTCCGAACGACCTCGACGGCGCCGCCGACCCCCGCGACTCCGGGCGGACCGCACGCGCCAGAACGGAGCCGATGGCGGTGTACGCCCTCCGCGACGACGACCGATACCTCGTCGACACCGACGGCGGCACCTACGTCGTCGACCTCGGGAGCGACACCTGCACTTGCCCGGACCACGCAATTCGGGGGAGCCGCTGCAAGCATCTCCGGCGCGTCGACATGGAGGTCGGGATCGGCCGCGTGCCGGCCCCCGGCGAGCGCGTCGCCGCCTGTGCCGTCTGCGGCGACGGCGTGTTCGTTCCCGCCCGCGAGACGGGCGCGTTCCTCTGTGGCGACCACCGACCCGCCGTCGGCTCGTTCGTCCGCGACCGCGAGACCGACAAGCGCCTCGTCGTCACGGGCGTCACGACCGACCGCGCGGACGAGTACGCGACCGAGGAGGGGACGCCCATCGCCGACTACGAGACCAACGCCGACTACGGGAATCACGAGCCGGTAATCGAGGCGGTGTACGCCGGCAACGCCCCCGCCAGTCCCGGCCCGATGGACGTGTCCGGACGGAAGCGCTACGGCTTCCCGGCCTCGCGGCTCCGCCGGCTCGACCCCACAGATCGGCCGGAGACGCCAGTTATCGGCATCTGA
- a CDS encoding DUF7472 family protein, with protein sequence MEIDAEMRRMIAVSVGAVVVFIALLVAIGIQYTDGHDLSSVGAYYFVAAIGLFVALMAAAGVLLDREE encoded by the coding sequence ATGGAAATCGACGCCGAGATGCGCCGCATGATCGCCGTCTCCGTCGGCGCAGTCGTCGTCTTCATCGCCCTTCTGGTCGCCATCGGGATCCAGTACACTGACGGACACGACCTCTCGAGCGTCGGCGCGTACTACTTCGTCGCCGCGATCGGGCTGTTCGTCGCGCTGATGGCCGCCGCCGGCGTCCTCCTCGATCGAGAAGAGTAG
- a CDS encoding DNA primase → MEPRHARYPFFASAREAVRESGVDLAALVADGDPAVDRGRERVERALTEGTVEAAESREWDTRDELLSYPIARILVSLLDSRAAVEKYAEAEAATAYRRFTEDLQRARDDGARREPARIDQAALLREFDLGSAVRVEEPKPGQIEGKWLWLGVGAYLSYVDPEWGDDWRLVNRELVDGEVRTEREELYRLIREAVEDRVAEGLPFEGVGDELADELEAEISDLRDLLADRSVAADLDVVAPEYFPPCIGKLLGRTQGGDDLDPYERFSLLAFLAGLNLDAEEVVALTGLDPDLVADRFAYLRDDSGAQYPPPSCRTLGEYGICENEHNHRSVAPHPLEYYSRELREADEVVDWRDRERTDVGDAAA, encoded by the coding sequence ATGGAGCCGCGCCACGCCCGCTATCCCTTCTTCGCGTCGGCCCGCGAGGCCGTCCGCGAGTCGGGCGTCGATCTGGCCGCGCTCGTCGCCGACGGCGACCCCGCCGTCGACCGCGGGCGCGAGCGGGTCGAACGCGCGCTCACCGAGGGAACCGTCGAGGCGGCGGAGTCGCGCGAGTGGGACACCCGCGACGAGTTACTCTCGTACCCCATCGCGCGGATCCTCGTCTCGCTGCTGGACTCCCGCGCGGCCGTCGAGAAGTACGCCGAGGCCGAGGCGGCGACCGCCTACCGCCGGTTCACCGAGGACCTCCAGCGCGCCCGCGACGACGGCGCGCGCCGCGAGCCCGCTCGGATCGATCAGGCCGCCCTGCTGCGGGAGTTCGACCTCGGCAGCGCCGTCCGCGTCGAGGAGCCGAAGCCCGGGCAAATCGAGGGGAAGTGGCTCTGGCTCGGCGTCGGCGCGTACCTCTCGTACGTCGACCCCGAGTGGGGCGACGACTGGCGGCTCGTCAACCGCGAACTCGTCGACGGCGAGGTTCGCACCGAGCGCGAGGAGCTGTACCGCCTGATCCGGGAGGCCGTCGAGGACCGCGTCGCCGAGGGGCTCCCGTTCGAGGGCGTCGGCGACGAACTGGCCGACGAACTGGAAGCCGAAATAAGCGACCTCCGCGACCTGCTCGCGGATCGCAGCGTCGCCGCCGACCTCGACGTGGTCGCGCCCGAGTACTTCCCGCCGTGCATCGGGAAACTGCTCGGTCGGACGCAGGGCGGCGACGACCTCGACCCGTACGAGCGCTTCTCGCTGCTCGCGTTCCTCGCCGGCCTCAACCTCGACGCAGAGGAGGTCGTCGCGCTGACGGGACTGGACCCCGACCTCGTCGCCGACCGCTTCGCGTACCTCCGCGACGACTCCGGCGCGCAGTATCCGCCGCCGTCGTGTCGGACGCTCGGGGAGTACGGGATCTGCGAGAACGAGCACAACCACCGCAGCGTGGCGCCACATCCCCTCGAGTATTACAGTCGGGAGCTTCGCGAGGCCGACGAGGTCGTCGACTGGCGCGACAGGGAACGGACGGACGTCGGCGACGCCGCGGCCTGA